In the genome of Triticum urartu cultivar G1812 chromosome 5, Tu2.1, whole genome shotgun sequence, one region contains:
- the LOC125506398 gene encoding putative non-specific lipid-transfer protein 14, with protein sequence MAAAGWFLAAGAIVMATLLSGCALTAPAAGMPTPTPPSSSSLDCVTVTSLLTGCAAFVTRGTSAAPLPAPGTPCCEGVDGLYAVAADSPDNWRSVCRCMAGLVRRYWSNASAIALLPGLCGVSPVSTAHAVTYCTSIP encoded by the exons ATGGCGGCCGCGGGGTGGTTTCTAGCCGCCGGAGCCATCGTCATGGCCACCCTGCTGTCAGGCTGCGCCCTGACGGCCCCCGCGGCCGGCATgcccacgcccacgccgccgTCGTCCTCCTCGCTGGATTGCGTCACGGTGACGTCGCTGCTGACGGGCTGCGCGGCTTTCGTCACGCGCGGCACGAGCGCGGCGCCCCTGCCGGCCCCGGGCACGCCGTGCTGCGAGGGGGTGGACGGCCTGTACGCCGTCGCGGCGGACTCGCCGGACAACTGGCGGTCGGTGTGCCGCTGCATGGCGGGGCTCGTCAGGCGGTACTGGTCCAACGCGTCCGCCATCGCGCTGCTGCCGGGGCTCTGCGGCGTCTCGCCGGTGTCCACCGCTCACGCGGTCACCTACTGCACAAG CATCCCCTGA